A genomic window from Hyla sarda isolate aHylSar1 chromosome 10, aHylSar1.hap1, whole genome shotgun sequence includes:
- the LOC130293908 gene encoding zinc finger protein 585A-like isoform X2 codes for MSKPDVLSIMESAEEPFGQENNQARASRVEISECWSSGATEEPRSFAPLVGKLPADQLSSQNSQGTLIVNEIENPDNSWREKNVHPMMPTEPGCQSSSGPVEYNFPAGQSSPSTLPLMEKGRHREDDIVDQATVGTKMTGTAEDTSAQSALHGVTPMPTNFGKLEKDNIVICRPHGWSNVGQPSKTMETNRRKDSSSTEQPSQRFWGLFQCSFCNFVFQDLSELLQHQESHNQEKFQGIGNEQTSPEQQPPQQQSSTPILEWRRYRCIVCDKTFCKQSSLVTHLRIHTGEKPFSCHVCRRKFNQRTSLTVHLRTHTGEAPFPCNKCNRSFRQQSNLTHHMKSHQRAEELDRVEWSEENTAPSIPFMYLISEGDEPSSEVWGNKVPFVKDDKGEDPGSCKRPYVCGHCFKRFTHQSNLMVHQRIHTGDRSYRCQECGKHFTRRTSLMVHLRGHTGEMPYSCLQCGKSFRQQSNLLYHMKSHSSPTEPKANVSTESEQTPKMSGQLIGPSGQYVERDNSQMINIGGGRIEESQVRAYQCNQCSKWFPSSHSLLLHQKLHMEQSSAIMHCREIQVSYPINRGLPHAYPENMLSPRQEHDGYPPQHFKLPARVEGNVSGMLNSLESNVIPQPGHSISYQRIGSQLGEGGPPKGPFHVLGRGRPRKITWFGQGQGPAGTSTAGKAVHKCWKCPRHFNNKSNLIVHLRIHTGEKPFQCWLCEKRFRQQSNLIQHLKNHEDVLGDELITRPRKHVSKQQNGKNIQNIGIPQSPNSVQVRSGFLPFDGNQMHHNGQLFQGPHTIHLGDIASSSECVPDNLEVNGTQSSSGESTYKCSSCFKTFTHKSNLLVHERIHSGDKTYRCLECGKQFSQRTSLMVHLRTHTGEMPYSCLQCRRRFRQQSNLLYHIKTNTVQGQLNCTAENSPSSPLLPRLDPGIEPSMSSDMEASPGQAHSWVPLETNSKNEPTSASTQEGAKGEFHCPACDKIFTHQSNLLVHQRIHSGERTYHCHECNRQFSQRTSLMIHLRTHTGEMPYACQCCGKRFRQQSNLLYHLKSHVGQEITVDASQSAEYAAPRSRGRPRKSDSNDEAKAKRVIPRGKRTYKCTECPRRYNLMSNLVAHQKSHDLQPLYSCLECGDSFLHQGYLAVHKKQHSKITPPNHGVQFCWRPNQELMDTRNRGSGEERNLVYTPHEK; via the exons atGTCCAAACCGGATGTTTTATCAATAATGGAAAGTGCCGAAGAGCCGTTTGGTCAGGAAAACAATCAGGCCAGGGCCAGTCGAGTGGAAA tttCAGAGTGTTGGAGCAGCGGTGCAACGGAAGAACCCAGGTCATTTGCTCCACTGGTTGGAAAGCTGCCCGCAGACCAGTTGTCTTCACAAAACTCTCAAGGCACTCTTATCGTCAATGAAATCGAGAACCCTGATAATAGTTGGAGGGAAAAAAATGTCCATCCCATGATGCCGACTGAACCAGGGTGCCAGTCCAGCAGTGGCCCAGTTGAATATAACTTTCCAGCAGGCCAAAGCTCACCATCAACATTGCCTCTAATGGAGAAGGGAAGACACAGAGAAGATGACATTGTGGACCAAGCAACTGTTGGCACCAAGATGACAGGAACTGCTGAGGACACGTCAGCACAGTCAGCATTACATGGGGTGACGCCTATGCCAACTAACTTTGGCAAACTTGAGAAGGATAATATAGTAATATGTAGACCACATGGATGGTCTAATGTTGGACAGCCATCTAAAACTATGGAGACAAACAGAAGAAAAGATTCCAGCTCTACAGAACAGCCAAGCCAGAGGTTTTGGGGTCTATTTCAGTGCTCATTCTGTAATTTTGTCTTTCAAGATCTCTCTGAACTTCTGCAGCATCAAGAATCCCACAACCAGGAAAAATTCCAAGGTATTGGGAATGAACAGACAAGTCCTGAACAGCAACCACCTCAGCAGCAGTCTTCAACTCCAATCTTGGAATGGAGGCGATACCGCTGTATAGTGTGTGATAAGACCTTCTGCAAGCAGTCTTCATTGGTGACACATCTGCGAATACACACTGGCGAGAAACCATTCTCTTGTCATGTATGTCGGAGAAAATTTAACCAGCGTACTAGTCTCACTGTCCATCTACGAACTCACACTGGAGAAGCACCATTCCCTTGCAACAAATGTAACAGGAGCTTCCGACAACAGTCCAATCTTACTCATCATATGAAGAGTCATCAAAGAGCCGAGGAACTTGATAGGGTAGAGTGGAGTGAAGAGAACACAGCCCCAAGCATTCCTTTCATGTATCTGATATCAGAAGGGGATGAACCCAGCAGTGAAGTTTGGGGCAACAAAGTCCCATTTGTGAAAGATGACAAAGGAGAAGATCCAGGATCATGTAAAAGACCCTATGTCTGTGGTCACTGTTTTAAGCGCTTCACTCATCAGTCCAACCTCATGGTTCATCAGCGCATTCATACTGGGGATCGATCGTATCGTTGCCAAGAGTGTGGCAAGCATTTCACTAGAAGGACCAGCCTGATGGTTCACTTACGAGGTCACACTGGAGAAATGCCGTACTCTTGCCTTCAGTGTGGGAAGAGTTTTCGCCAGCAGTCAAATCTTCTGTACCATATGAAAAGCCATTCCTCACCAACTGAGCCAAAAGCCAATGTGAGCACAGAAAGCGAGCAGACCCCAAAGATGTCTGGGCAGCTGATCGGACCTTCTGGTCAATATGTTGAGCGAGATAACTCACAGATGATAAATATTGGTGGAGGGCGAATCGAAGAAAGCCAGGTTAGGGCTTACCAATGTAACCAGTGTTCTAAATGGTTCCCTAGCTCTCATAGCCTCCTGTTGCATCAAAAGCTTCATATGGAGCAGTCCAGTGCCATCATGCATTGTAGAGAAATTCAGGTCTCCTACCCTATTAATAGAGGCCTTCCACACGCGTATCCTGAGAACATGCTGTCTCCACGTCAGGAACATGATGGTTATCCTCCTCAGCATTTTAAGCTACCTGCACGAGTCGAAGGCAACGTATCTGGGATGCTAAACAGTCTGGAATCCAATGTTATTCCACAGCCAGGACACAGCATTTCCTATCAAAGAATTGGCAGTCAATTGGGAGAGGGAGGACCTCCTAAGGGTCCTTTCCATGTTCTTGGAagaggaagaccaagaaaaattacCTGGTTTGGTCAAGGGCAAGGACCAGCCGGGACCTCCACGGCAGGAAAAGCTGTACATAAGTGTTGGAAATGTCCAAGGCACTTCAACAACAAGTCAAACTTAATTGTTCACTTGCGTATACACACCGGAGAAAAGCCTTTCCAATGTTGGCTCTGTGAAAAGCGTTTCAGACAGCAGTCAAATCTGATCCAGCATCTCAAGAATCACGAAGATGTTCTTGGTGATGAGCTCATAACTCGTCCACGGAAGCATGTAAGTaaacagcaaaatggaaaaaacatTCAGAATATAGGAATCCCTCAATCTCCAAACAGTGTCCAGGTTCGGTCAGGTTTTCTTCCCTTCGATGGAAACCAAATGCATCACAATGGGCAGCTGTTTCAAGGACCTCACACTATCCATTTGGGTGATATCGCCTCCAGTAGTGAGTGCGTTCCTGATAATTTAGAAGTAAATGGAACCCAGTCGTCATCAGGTGAGAGTACATACAAGTGCAGCAGTTGCTTTAAGACATTTACTCATAAATCCAACCTCTTGGTCCATGAACGTATTCACTCAGGAGATAAGACCTATCGCTGCCTCGAGTGTGGGAAACAATTCAGTCAACGCACTAGCCTGATGGTGCACCTAAGGACTCACACTGGGGAGATGCCGTATTCTTGTTTGCAGTGTAGGAGACGTTTCAGACAGCAGTCCAACCTACTTTATCATATAAAGACAAATACTGTGCAAGGGCAGTTAAACTGTACTGCGGAGAACTCCCCAAGCTCTCCATTGCTTCCTAGATTAGACCCGGGCATTGAGCCTAGTATGAGTTCTGATATGGAGGCTTCCCCCGGGCAAGCCCATTCTTGGGTCCCCCTGGAAACAAATTCTAAGAACGAACCCACATCTGCTTCAACACAAGAGGGAGCAAAAGGAGAGTTCCACTGTCCTGCCTGTGACAAAATATTTACCCACCAATCCAACCTGTTGGTCCACCAACGAATCCATTCTGGCGAGCGGACATACCACTGCCATGAGTGCAACCGTCAATTCAGTCAACGCACAAGTCTGATGATCCACTTACGCACTCATACTGGAGAGATGCCCTATGCCTGCCAATGCTGCGGCAAACGATTTCGCCAGCAGTCAAACCTGTTGTACCATTTGAAGAGTCACGTAGGACAAGAGATCACAGTCGATGCTAGCCAAAGTGCAGAATATGCCGCACCTAGATCTAGGGGCCGTCCTCGGAAATCAGATTCCAACGACGAAGCAAAGGCAAAACGAGTAATTCCTCGAGGCAAACGTACTTACAAGTGCACAGAATGCCCGAGGCGTTACAACCTCATGTCTAATCTGGTGGCACACCAGAAGTCTCATGACCTCCAACCCCTGTATAGTTGCTTAGAGTGTGGAGACAGCTTCCTTCACCAAGGGTACCTTGCTGTCCACAAGAAGCAGCACAGCAAGATAACCCCTCCTAATCATGGTGTACAGTTCTGTTGGAGACCAAACCAAGAGTTGATGGACACCAGAAATAGGGGCTCAGGAGAAGAAAGGAATCTTGTATACACACCGCATGAAAAATAA
- the LOC130293908 gene encoding zinc finger protein 585A-like isoform X1, whose translation MHAASMSKPDVLSIMESAEEPFGQENNQARASRVEISECWSSGATEEPRSFAPLVGKLPADQLSSQNSQGTLIVNEIENPDNSWREKNVHPMMPTEPGCQSSSGPVEYNFPAGQSSPSTLPLMEKGRHREDDIVDQATVGTKMTGTAEDTSAQSALHGVTPMPTNFGKLEKDNIVICRPHGWSNVGQPSKTMETNRRKDSSSTEQPSQRFWGLFQCSFCNFVFQDLSELLQHQESHNQEKFQGIGNEQTSPEQQPPQQQSSTPILEWRRYRCIVCDKTFCKQSSLVTHLRIHTGEKPFSCHVCRRKFNQRTSLTVHLRTHTGEAPFPCNKCNRSFRQQSNLTHHMKSHQRAEELDRVEWSEENTAPSIPFMYLISEGDEPSSEVWGNKVPFVKDDKGEDPGSCKRPYVCGHCFKRFTHQSNLMVHQRIHTGDRSYRCQECGKHFTRRTSLMVHLRGHTGEMPYSCLQCGKSFRQQSNLLYHMKSHSSPTEPKANVSTESEQTPKMSGQLIGPSGQYVERDNSQMINIGGGRIEESQVRAYQCNQCSKWFPSSHSLLLHQKLHMEQSSAIMHCREIQVSYPINRGLPHAYPENMLSPRQEHDGYPPQHFKLPARVEGNVSGMLNSLESNVIPQPGHSISYQRIGSQLGEGGPPKGPFHVLGRGRPRKITWFGQGQGPAGTSTAGKAVHKCWKCPRHFNNKSNLIVHLRIHTGEKPFQCWLCEKRFRQQSNLIQHLKNHEDVLGDELITRPRKHVSKQQNGKNIQNIGIPQSPNSVQVRSGFLPFDGNQMHHNGQLFQGPHTIHLGDIASSSECVPDNLEVNGTQSSSGESTYKCSSCFKTFTHKSNLLVHERIHSGDKTYRCLECGKQFSQRTSLMVHLRTHTGEMPYSCLQCRRRFRQQSNLLYHIKTNTVQGQLNCTAENSPSSPLLPRLDPGIEPSMSSDMEASPGQAHSWVPLETNSKNEPTSASTQEGAKGEFHCPACDKIFTHQSNLLVHQRIHSGERTYHCHECNRQFSQRTSLMIHLRTHTGEMPYACQCCGKRFRQQSNLLYHLKSHVGQEITVDASQSAEYAAPRSRGRPRKSDSNDEAKAKRVIPRGKRTYKCTECPRRYNLMSNLVAHQKSHDLQPLYSCLECGDSFLHQGYLAVHKKQHSKITPPNHGVQFCWRPNQELMDTRNRGSGEERNLVYTPHEK comes from the exons atGTCCAAACCGGATGTTTTATCAATAATGGAAAGTGCCGAAGAGCCGTTTGGTCAGGAAAACAATCAGGCCAGGGCCAGTCGAGTGGAAA tttCAGAGTGTTGGAGCAGCGGTGCAACGGAAGAACCCAGGTCATTTGCTCCACTGGTTGGAAAGCTGCCCGCAGACCAGTTGTCTTCACAAAACTCTCAAGGCACTCTTATCGTCAATGAAATCGAGAACCCTGATAATAGTTGGAGGGAAAAAAATGTCCATCCCATGATGCCGACTGAACCAGGGTGCCAGTCCAGCAGTGGCCCAGTTGAATATAACTTTCCAGCAGGCCAAAGCTCACCATCAACATTGCCTCTAATGGAGAAGGGAAGACACAGAGAAGATGACATTGTGGACCAAGCAACTGTTGGCACCAAGATGACAGGAACTGCTGAGGACACGTCAGCACAGTCAGCATTACATGGGGTGACGCCTATGCCAACTAACTTTGGCAAACTTGAGAAGGATAATATAGTAATATGTAGACCACATGGATGGTCTAATGTTGGACAGCCATCTAAAACTATGGAGACAAACAGAAGAAAAGATTCCAGCTCTACAGAACAGCCAAGCCAGAGGTTTTGGGGTCTATTTCAGTGCTCATTCTGTAATTTTGTCTTTCAAGATCTCTCTGAACTTCTGCAGCATCAAGAATCCCACAACCAGGAAAAATTCCAAGGTATTGGGAATGAACAGACAAGTCCTGAACAGCAACCACCTCAGCAGCAGTCTTCAACTCCAATCTTGGAATGGAGGCGATACCGCTGTATAGTGTGTGATAAGACCTTCTGCAAGCAGTCTTCATTGGTGACACATCTGCGAATACACACTGGCGAGAAACCATTCTCTTGTCATGTATGTCGGAGAAAATTTAACCAGCGTACTAGTCTCACTGTCCATCTACGAACTCACACTGGAGAAGCACCATTCCCTTGCAACAAATGTAACAGGAGCTTCCGACAACAGTCCAATCTTACTCATCATATGAAGAGTCATCAAAGAGCCGAGGAACTTGATAGGGTAGAGTGGAGTGAAGAGAACACAGCCCCAAGCATTCCTTTCATGTATCTGATATCAGAAGGGGATGAACCCAGCAGTGAAGTTTGGGGCAACAAAGTCCCATTTGTGAAAGATGACAAAGGAGAAGATCCAGGATCATGTAAAAGACCCTATGTCTGTGGTCACTGTTTTAAGCGCTTCACTCATCAGTCCAACCTCATGGTTCATCAGCGCATTCATACTGGGGATCGATCGTATCGTTGCCAAGAGTGTGGCAAGCATTTCACTAGAAGGACCAGCCTGATGGTTCACTTACGAGGTCACACTGGAGAAATGCCGTACTCTTGCCTTCAGTGTGGGAAGAGTTTTCGCCAGCAGTCAAATCTTCTGTACCATATGAAAAGCCATTCCTCACCAACTGAGCCAAAAGCCAATGTGAGCACAGAAAGCGAGCAGACCCCAAAGATGTCTGGGCAGCTGATCGGACCTTCTGGTCAATATGTTGAGCGAGATAACTCACAGATGATAAATATTGGTGGAGGGCGAATCGAAGAAAGCCAGGTTAGGGCTTACCAATGTAACCAGTGTTCTAAATGGTTCCCTAGCTCTCATAGCCTCCTGTTGCATCAAAAGCTTCATATGGAGCAGTCCAGTGCCATCATGCATTGTAGAGAAATTCAGGTCTCCTACCCTATTAATAGAGGCCTTCCACACGCGTATCCTGAGAACATGCTGTCTCCACGTCAGGAACATGATGGTTATCCTCCTCAGCATTTTAAGCTACCTGCACGAGTCGAAGGCAACGTATCTGGGATGCTAAACAGTCTGGAATCCAATGTTATTCCACAGCCAGGACACAGCATTTCCTATCAAAGAATTGGCAGTCAATTGGGAGAGGGAGGACCTCCTAAGGGTCCTTTCCATGTTCTTGGAagaggaagaccaagaaaaattacCTGGTTTGGTCAAGGGCAAGGACCAGCCGGGACCTCCACGGCAGGAAAAGCTGTACATAAGTGTTGGAAATGTCCAAGGCACTTCAACAACAAGTCAAACTTAATTGTTCACTTGCGTATACACACCGGAGAAAAGCCTTTCCAATGTTGGCTCTGTGAAAAGCGTTTCAGACAGCAGTCAAATCTGATCCAGCATCTCAAGAATCACGAAGATGTTCTTGGTGATGAGCTCATAACTCGTCCACGGAAGCATGTAAGTaaacagcaaaatggaaaaaacatTCAGAATATAGGAATCCCTCAATCTCCAAACAGTGTCCAGGTTCGGTCAGGTTTTCTTCCCTTCGATGGAAACCAAATGCATCACAATGGGCAGCTGTTTCAAGGACCTCACACTATCCATTTGGGTGATATCGCCTCCAGTAGTGAGTGCGTTCCTGATAATTTAGAAGTAAATGGAACCCAGTCGTCATCAGGTGAGAGTACATACAAGTGCAGCAGTTGCTTTAAGACATTTACTCATAAATCCAACCTCTTGGTCCATGAACGTATTCACTCAGGAGATAAGACCTATCGCTGCCTCGAGTGTGGGAAACAATTCAGTCAACGCACTAGCCTGATGGTGCACCTAAGGACTCACACTGGGGAGATGCCGTATTCTTGTTTGCAGTGTAGGAGACGTTTCAGACAGCAGTCCAACCTACTTTATCATATAAAGACAAATACTGTGCAAGGGCAGTTAAACTGTACTGCGGAGAACTCCCCAAGCTCTCCATTGCTTCCTAGATTAGACCCGGGCATTGAGCCTAGTATGAGTTCTGATATGGAGGCTTCCCCCGGGCAAGCCCATTCTTGGGTCCCCCTGGAAACAAATTCTAAGAACGAACCCACATCTGCTTCAACACAAGAGGGAGCAAAAGGAGAGTTCCACTGTCCTGCCTGTGACAAAATATTTACCCACCAATCCAACCTGTTGGTCCACCAACGAATCCATTCTGGCGAGCGGACATACCACTGCCATGAGTGCAACCGTCAATTCAGTCAACGCACAAGTCTGATGATCCACTTACGCACTCATACTGGAGAGATGCCCTATGCCTGCCAATGCTGCGGCAAACGATTTCGCCAGCAGTCAAACCTGTTGTACCATTTGAAGAGTCACGTAGGACAAGAGATCACAGTCGATGCTAGCCAAAGTGCAGAATATGCCGCACCTAGATCTAGGGGCCGTCCTCGGAAATCAGATTCCAACGACGAAGCAAAGGCAAAACGAGTAATTCCTCGAGGCAAACGTACTTACAAGTGCACAGAATGCCCGAGGCGTTACAACCTCATGTCTAATCTGGTGGCACACCAGAAGTCTCATGACCTCCAACCCCTGTATAGTTGCTTAGAGTGTGGAGACAGCTTCCTTCACCAAGGGTACCTTGCTGTCCACAAGAAGCAGCACAGCAAGATAACCCCTCCTAATCATGGTGTACAGTTCTGTTGGAGACCAAACCAAGAGTTGATGGACACCAGAAATAGGGGCTCAGGAGAAGAAAGGAATCTTGTATACACACCGCATGAAAAATAA
- the LOC130293908 gene encoding zinc finger protein 585A-like isoform X3: MMPTEPGCQSSSGPVEYNFPAGQSSPSTLPLMEKGRHREDDIVDQATVGTKMTGTAEDTSAQSALHGVTPMPTNFGKLEKDNIVICRPHGWSNVGQPSKTMETNRRKDSSSTEQPSQRFWGLFQCSFCNFVFQDLSELLQHQESHNQEKFQGIGNEQTSPEQQPPQQQSSTPILEWRRYRCIVCDKTFCKQSSLVTHLRIHTGEKPFSCHVCRRKFNQRTSLTVHLRTHTGEAPFPCNKCNRSFRQQSNLTHHMKSHQRAEELDRVEWSEENTAPSIPFMYLISEGDEPSSEVWGNKVPFVKDDKGEDPGSCKRPYVCGHCFKRFTHQSNLMVHQRIHTGDRSYRCQECGKHFTRRTSLMVHLRGHTGEMPYSCLQCGKSFRQQSNLLYHMKSHSSPTEPKANVSTESEQTPKMSGQLIGPSGQYVERDNSQMINIGGGRIEESQVRAYQCNQCSKWFPSSHSLLLHQKLHMEQSSAIMHCREIQVSYPINRGLPHAYPENMLSPRQEHDGYPPQHFKLPARVEGNVSGMLNSLESNVIPQPGHSISYQRIGSQLGEGGPPKGPFHVLGRGRPRKITWFGQGQGPAGTSTAGKAVHKCWKCPRHFNNKSNLIVHLRIHTGEKPFQCWLCEKRFRQQSNLIQHLKNHEDVLGDELITRPRKHVSKQQNGKNIQNIGIPQSPNSVQVRSGFLPFDGNQMHHNGQLFQGPHTIHLGDIASSSECVPDNLEVNGTQSSSGESTYKCSSCFKTFTHKSNLLVHERIHSGDKTYRCLECGKQFSQRTSLMVHLRTHTGEMPYSCLQCRRRFRQQSNLLYHIKTNTVQGQLNCTAENSPSSPLLPRLDPGIEPSMSSDMEASPGQAHSWVPLETNSKNEPTSASTQEGAKGEFHCPACDKIFTHQSNLLVHQRIHSGERTYHCHECNRQFSQRTSLMIHLRTHTGEMPYACQCCGKRFRQQSNLLYHLKSHVGQEITVDASQSAEYAAPRSRGRPRKSDSNDEAKAKRVIPRGKRTYKCTECPRRYNLMSNLVAHQKSHDLQPLYSCLECGDSFLHQGYLAVHKKQHSKITPPNHGVQFCWRPNQELMDTRNRGSGEERNLVYTPHEK, encoded by the coding sequence ATGATGCCGACTGAACCAGGGTGCCAGTCCAGCAGTGGCCCAGTTGAATATAACTTTCCAGCAGGCCAAAGCTCACCATCAACATTGCCTCTAATGGAGAAGGGAAGACACAGAGAAGATGACATTGTGGACCAAGCAACTGTTGGCACCAAGATGACAGGAACTGCTGAGGACACGTCAGCACAGTCAGCATTACATGGGGTGACGCCTATGCCAACTAACTTTGGCAAACTTGAGAAGGATAATATAGTAATATGTAGACCACATGGATGGTCTAATGTTGGACAGCCATCTAAAACTATGGAGACAAACAGAAGAAAAGATTCCAGCTCTACAGAACAGCCAAGCCAGAGGTTTTGGGGTCTATTTCAGTGCTCATTCTGTAATTTTGTCTTTCAAGATCTCTCTGAACTTCTGCAGCATCAAGAATCCCACAACCAGGAAAAATTCCAAGGTATTGGGAATGAACAGACAAGTCCTGAACAGCAACCACCTCAGCAGCAGTCTTCAACTCCAATCTTGGAATGGAGGCGATACCGCTGTATAGTGTGTGATAAGACCTTCTGCAAGCAGTCTTCATTGGTGACACATCTGCGAATACACACTGGCGAGAAACCATTCTCTTGTCATGTATGTCGGAGAAAATTTAACCAGCGTACTAGTCTCACTGTCCATCTACGAACTCACACTGGAGAAGCACCATTCCCTTGCAACAAATGTAACAGGAGCTTCCGACAACAGTCCAATCTTACTCATCATATGAAGAGTCATCAAAGAGCCGAGGAACTTGATAGGGTAGAGTGGAGTGAAGAGAACACAGCCCCAAGCATTCCTTTCATGTATCTGATATCAGAAGGGGATGAACCCAGCAGTGAAGTTTGGGGCAACAAAGTCCCATTTGTGAAAGATGACAAAGGAGAAGATCCAGGATCATGTAAAAGACCCTATGTCTGTGGTCACTGTTTTAAGCGCTTCACTCATCAGTCCAACCTCATGGTTCATCAGCGCATTCATACTGGGGATCGATCGTATCGTTGCCAAGAGTGTGGCAAGCATTTCACTAGAAGGACCAGCCTGATGGTTCACTTACGAGGTCACACTGGAGAAATGCCGTACTCTTGCCTTCAGTGTGGGAAGAGTTTTCGCCAGCAGTCAAATCTTCTGTACCATATGAAAAGCCATTCCTCACCAACTGAGCCAAAAGCCAATGTGAGCACAGAAAGCGAGCAGACCCCAAAGATGTCTGGGCAGCTGATCGGACCTTCTGGTCAATATGTTGAGCGAGATAACTCACAGATGATAAATATTGGTGGAGGGCGAATCGAAGAAAGCCAGGTTAGGGCTTACCAATGTAACCAGTGTTCTAAATGGTTCCCTAGCTCTCATAGCCTCCTGTTGCATCAAAAGCTTCATATGGAGCAGTCCAGTGCCATCATGCATTGTAGAGAAATTCAGGTCTCCTACCCTATTAATAGAGGCCTTCCACACGCGTATCCTGAGAACATGCTGTCTCCACGTCAGGAACATGATGGTTATCCTCCTCAGCATTTTAAGCTACCTGCACGAGTCGAAGGCAACGTATCTGGGATGCTAAACAGTCTGGAATCCAATGTTATTCCACAGCCAGGACACAGCATTTCCTATCAAAGAATTGGCAGTCAATTGGGAGAGGGAGGACCTCCTAAGGGTCCTTTCCATGTTCTTGGAagaggaagaccaagaaaaattacCTGGTTTGGTCAAGGGCAAGGACCAGCCGGGACCTCCACGGCAGGAAAAGCTGTACATAAGTGTTGGAAATGTCCAAGGCACTTCAACAACAAGTCAAACTTAATTGTTCACTTGCGTATACACACCGGAGAAAAGCCTTTCCAATGTTGGCTCTGTGAAAAGCGTTTCAGACAGCAGTCAAATCTGATCCAGCATCTCAAGAATCACGAAGATGTTCTTGGTGATGAGCTCATAACTCGTCCACGGAAGCATGTAAGTaaacagcaaaatggaaaaaacatTCAGAATATAGGAATCCCTCAATCTCCAAACAGTGTCCAGGTTCGGTCAGGTTTTCTTCCCTTCGATGGAAACCAAATGCATCACAATGGGCAGCTGTTTCAAGGACCTCACACTATCCATTTGGGTGATATCGCCTCCAGTAGTGAGTGCGTTCCTGATAATTTAGAAGTAAATGGAACCCAGTCGTCATCAGGTGAGAGTACATACAAGTGCAGCAGTTGCTTTAAGACATTTACTCATAAATCCAACCTCTTGGTCCATGAACGTATTCACTCAGGAGATAAGACCTATCGCTGCCTCGAGTGTGGGAAACAATTCAGTCAACGCACTAGCCTGATGGTGCACCTAAGGACTCACACTGGGGAGATGCCGTATTCTTGTTTGCAGTGTAGGAGACGTTTCAGACAGCAGTCCAACCTACTTTATCATATAAAGACAAATACTGTGCAAGGGCAGTTAAACTGTACTGCGGAGAACTCCCCAAGCTCTCCATTGCTTCCTAGATTAGACCCGGGCATTGAGCCTAGTATGAGTTCTGATATGGAGGCTTCCCCCGGGCAAGCCCATTCTTGGGTCCCCCTGGAAACAAATTCTAAGAACGAACCCACATCTGCTTCAACACAAGAGGGAGCAAAAGGAGAGTTCCACTGTCCTGCCTGTGACAAAATATTTACCCACCAATCCAACCTGTTGGTCCACCAACGAATCCATTCTGGCGAGCGGACATACCACTGCCATGAGTGCAACCGTCAATTCAGTCAACGCACAAGTCTGATGATCCACTTACGCACTCATACTGGAGAGATGCCCTATGCCTGCCAATGCTGCGGCAAACGATTTCGCCAGCAGTCAAACCTGTTGTACCATTTGAAGAGTCACGTAGGACAAGAGATCACAGTCGATGCTAGCCAAAGTGCAGAATATGCCGCACCTAGATCTAGGGGCCGTCCTCGGAAATCAGATTCCAACGACGAAGCAAAGGCAAAACGAGTAATTCCTCGAGGCAAACGTACTTACAAGTGCACAGAATGCCCGAGGCGTTACAACCTCATGTCTAATCTGGTGGCACACCAGAAGTCTCATGACCTCCAACCCCTGTATAGTTGCTTAGAGTGTGGAGACAGCTTCCTTCACCAAGGGTACCTTGCTGTCCACAAGAAGCAGCACAGCAAGATAACCCCTCCTAATCATGGTGTACAGTTCTGTTGGAGACCAAACCAAGAGTTGATGGACACCAGAAATAGGGGCTCAGGAGAAGAAAGGAATCTTGTATACACACCGCATGAAAAATAA